One Leucobacter muris DNA segment encodes these proteins:
- a CDS encoding bifunctional heptose 7-phosphate kinase/heptose 1-phosphate adenyltransferase: MTPEECIARVHEAGPRVTVIGDYLLDGWWSGSADRVAREAPAPVVHLSERSESPGGAANTALNLAALGARVRAVGVVGDDDAADELRAQLAAAGVDVSGLRSVTGASTTTKVRVTVADHVLLRLDQDREEAWPIHVREAFCERTEAAMIESDALLVCDYGSTLLDDLVVERLAAMRRPPLVVVDAHRPGRWSGLRPDIVTPNASEAETLPGVSLGSGEERVERAIAATDRLLEATGAAAIVVTLDRTGTVLLRSDREPARTHAVPAPERHASGAGDVFAAAITTSRAAGAPIEDAARFAQGAANVAVRRAGTCVCSLEQLGEWFSSEREAAGP; the protein is encoded by the coding sequence GTGACCCCCGAGGAGTGCATCGCCCGGGTGCACGAGGCCGGGCCGCGGGTGACCGTGATCGGCGACTACCTGCTCGACGGGTGGTGGAGCGGCAGCGCCGACCGAGTGGCGCGCGAGGCCCCGGCGCCGGTGGTGCACCTGTCGGAGCGCTCCGAGTCGCCGGGCGGTGCCGCCAACACGGCGCTGAACCTCGCGGCACTCGGAGCCCGGGTGCGCGCGGTGGGCGTGGTCGGCGACGACGACGCGGCCGACGAGCTGCGCGCCCAGCTGGCCGCCGCCGGGGTCGACGTCTCGGGACTCCGCAGCGTGACCGGAGCGAGCACCACGACCAAGGTGCGCGTCACCGTCGCCGACCACGTGCTGCTGCGCCTCGACCAGGATCGAGAGGAGGCGTGGCCGATCCACGTGCGCGAGGCGTTCTGCGAGCGCACCGAGGCTGCGATGATCGAGAGCGACGCGCTGCTCGTCTGCGACTACGGCTCGACGCTGCTCGACGATCTCGTGGTCGAGCGCCTCGCCGCCATGCGCCGCCCGCCCCTCGTGGTGGTCGACGCGCACCGCCCCGGGCGCTGGAGCGGGCTGAGACCGGACATCGTGACGCCCAACGCCTCCGAGGCCGAGACCCTGCCAGGCGTCTCCCTCGGGTCGGGCGAAGAGCGGGTGGAACGGGCGATCGCCGCGACCGACCGGCTGCTCGAGGCGACCGGCGCGGCCGCGATCGTGGTGACGCTCGATCGCACCGGCACCGTGCTGCTGCGCAGCGACCGGGAGCCCGCACGCACGCACGCCGTACCCGCTCCCGAGCGGCACGCATCGGGCGCCGGCGACGTCTTCGCCGCGGCGATCACCACGTCTCGAGCCGCCGGAGCGCCCATCGAGGACGCCGCGAGATTCGCTCAGGGCGCCGCGAACGTCGCGGTGCGCCGGGCCGGCACCTGCGTGTGCTCGCTCGAGCAGCTCGGAGAGTGGTTCTCGAGCGAGCGGGAGGCGGCCGGGCCATGA